The Cardiocondyla obscurior isolate alpha-2009 linkage group LG16, Cobs3.1, whole genome shotgun sequence genome segment ATGCCGCTGCTCCCGCGGTCGTTGCTAAGGCCGTCGATGCCGATTACGATCCTCATCCGCAGTACAGCTACGCCTACGACGTGCACGACAGCTTGACCGGCGACGCCAAGAGCCAGCAGGAGACCCGCGACGGCGACCTCGTTCACGGTAGCTACTCCCTCTTGGAAGCTGATGGTACCAGACGCATCGTCGACTACACCGCTGACTCGGTCAACGGATTCAATGCTGTCGTCCGTAAGGAACCCGCTGCGGTGGCCGTTAAGGCTGTTGCGCCTGCTGCACCCCTTGCCTACGCCGCCCCGGTCGCTAAGATCGCCGCTCCTCTCGCCTACGCCGCTCCGATCGCGAAGATCGCCGCCCCGATAGCTCATGCCGCTCCCATCGCCTATGCCGCTCCGTTAGCCAAGGTCGCTGCTGCACCAGCCATCTCTTACGCCTCGCCAGCCATCTCCTACCCAGCTGCCTACCAA includes the following:
- the LOC139108997 gene encoding larval cuticle protein A2B-like — its product is MAFKFVAFAAFIAVARAGVLAPAASLAYAAAPAVVAKAVDADYDPHPQYSYAYDVHDSLTGDAKSQQETRDGDLVHGSYSLLEADGTRRIVDYTADSVNGFNAVVRKEPAAVAVKAVAPAAPLAYAAPVAKIAAPLAYAAPIAKIAAPIAHAAPIAYAAPLAKVAAAPAISYASPAISYPAAYQAAYPAAYQAAYLH